One part of the Desulfovibrio sp. genome encodes these proteins:
- a CDS encoding anthranilate synthase component I family protein, producing the protein MNTNGDAQHMLTLQQSARWLPADMDTPISLFMGMVGAGNGILLESAEVDGRWGRYSILACDAAMFISCRDGKLALDIRDARLEVLRQFEGQPFVEGLRALMASLSIETPTNIKNLPPITRALYGYLGFGMAGLFNPKLASVMPQSEADCLLMLPSTVLVFDHLYNRLCQVSLGEHRPLHSSRESLEGRASGQAGAVRIDPDNVCAEPDEQGYKDYVRRIKEMLRQGEAIQVVPSVRFSTPFEGNPFELYRRMRRFNASPYMFYMRFPELTLFGSSPEVMVRCTAGHLQLSPIAGTRKRGADDLEDARLAAELRDDPKERAEHVMLVDLGRNDLGRVAQPGTVNLERYMEVERYSHVMHLTSRVSARLEEGLDALDVLAATFPAGTVSGAPKVRAMEIIREVEGRARGPYAGCIGWLGLDKDCVNLDTGITIRSMWMRDGKLFWQAGGGIVHDSDPDLEWKEVCNKSAIMRLALRAEDEEYVSAHR; encoded by the coding sequence ATGAACACGAACGGGGATGCGCAGCACATGCTGACGCTGCAACAGTCCGCCCGCTGGTTGCCAGCGGATATGGATACGCCCATCAGCCTGTTTATGGGCATGGTGGGTGCTGGTAACGGCATCTTGCTTGAAAGCGCCGAGGTCGACGGGCGCTGGGGCCGGTACAGCATTCTGGCCTGCGACGCCGCCATGTTCATCAGTTGCCGCGATGGCAAGCTTGCCCTGGATATACGCGATGCAAGGCTTGAGGTGCTGCGCCAGTTTGAGGGCCAGCCCTTTGTGGAAGGCCTGCGGGCGCTCATGGCTTCGTTGAGCATCGAAACCCCCACCAATATCAAAAACCTGCCGCCCATAACCCGTGCCCTGTACGGCTACCTTGGGTTTGGCATGGCTGGCCTGTTCAACCCCAAGCTGGCGTCGGTCATGCCGCAGAGCGAGGCCGACTGCCTGCTCATGCTGCCCTCGACCGTGCTGGTGTTCGACCACCTGTACAACAGGCTGTGTCAGGTGAGCCTTGGCGAACACCGCCCGCTGCACAGCTCGCGCGAATCGCTGGAAGGCCGCGCCTCTGGTCAGGCCGGTGCTGTGCGCATCGACCCCGACAACGTGTGCGCAGAACCAGATGAGCAGGGCTACAAGGATTACGTGCGCCGCATCAAGGAAATGCTGCGGCAGGGTGAGGCCATTCAGGTGGTTCCCTCGGTTCGGTTTTCCACGCCTTTTGAGGGCAACCCCTTTGAACTGTACCGCCGCATGCGCCGGTTCAACGCTTCGCCTTACATGTTTTACATGCGCTTTCCCGAGCTGACGCTTTTTGGCTCGTCACCCGAGGTAATGGTGCGCTGCACGGCGGGGCACCTGCAGCTTTCGCCCATCGCGGGCACGCGCAAGCGCGGTGCCGACGACCTTGAAGACGCCCGCCTTGCCGCCGAGCTGCGCGACGACCCCAAGGAACGCGCCGAGCACGTCATGCTGGTAGACCTTGGCCGCAACGATCTTGGCCGTGTGGCCCAGCCCGGTACGGTGAATCTTGAGCGGTATATGGAAGTTGAGCGCTACTCGCACGTGATGCATCTCACCAGCCGGGTGAGCGCCCGCCTCGAGGAAGGGCTTGATGCTCTCGACGTGCTGGCGGCCACCTTTCCGGCTGGCACGGTTTCCGGCGCGCCCAAGGTGCGGGCCATGGAAATCATCCGCGAGGTGGAAGGCCGCGCGCGTGGCCCTTACGCTGGCTGCATCGGCTGGCTTGGTCTGGACAAGGACTGCGTGAATCTCGATACGGGCATCACCATTCGCAGCATGTGGATGCGTGACGGCAAGCTCTTCTGGCAGGCGGGCGGAGGCATCGTGCATGACTCCGATCCCGATCTGGAATGGAAGGAAGTGTGCAACAAATCAGCCATCATGCGCCTGGCCCTGCGTGCGGAGGACGAAGAATATGTTTCTGCTCATCGATAA
- a CDS encoding glutamine synthetase III, whose translation MSNKSARQSAIEAITTYKPEAAPLNFVETKPTDIFGCNVFNDRVMRERLPKSVYKALRKTIEFGERMDPAIADTVAAVMKDWAIEQGATHFTHIFYPLTGQTAEKHDSFLMPDGAGGVIAEFSGSMLIRGEPDASSFPSGGLRSTFEARGYTAWDVTSPAYIMENRNGTFLCIPTMFLSWTGVALDKKTPMLRSGQALNREAHRVLALFGEDTPLPIVSYAGLEQEYFCIDHNFNFARPDLQIAGRSLFGARPAKGQEFSDQYFGVIPQRVLSYMMEVERELYKLGVPVRTRHNEVAPSQYEIAPLFEVSNLAVDHNHIIMSMLRNVAKRYGLKCLLHEKPFAGVNGSGKHLNYSIGNAELGTLFDPGETPHANAKFLVFCAAMIRAVHKFGGLLRATVASASNDHRLGANEAPPAIMSIFLGDQLTEVFEAFRAGRVENAAGGRTGRALNLGVDTLPPLPADPGDRNRTSPVAFTGNRFEFRALGSSQSAAGSITALNTMMADSLGFAADWLEKELAQGKTFNQALESFITHVIDEHSAVIFNGDGYSEVWHKEAERRGLPNLRTTPEALAELTKPEVINLYEKAGVLNRAELKARQEIYLEQYCKTVRTEANLVIRMAHTIIYPAGMRYQGELAATAANMRAIGKDPKTVTLAEITSNLRLMQDACGQLEDVLNKADSLGYSFEAAQSYRDNVLPRMLEVRRYADLLEVRVADDLWALPNYQEILFGK comes from the coding sequence ATGAGCAATAAATCCGCCAGACAGAGCGCCATCGAGGCCATTACCACCTACAAACCCGAAGCAGCCCCCCTCAACTTCGTGGAAACCAAACCCACCGATATTTTTGGCTGCAACGTGTTCAACGACCGCGTCATGCGCGAGCGTCTGCCCAAGAGCGTGTACAAGGCTCTGCGCAAGACCATCGAATTCGGCGAACGCATGGATCCTGCCATTGCCGACACCGTTGCCGCAGTGATGAAAGACTGGGCCATCGAGCAGGGGGCCACCCACTTTACCCACATCTTTTATCCCCTCACCGGGCAGACCGCCGAAAAGCACGACAGCTTCTTGATGCCCGACGGCGCTGGCGGCGTCATTGCCGAATTTTCTGGCTCCATGCTTATCCGTGGCGAACCCGACGCTTCGTCCTTCCCCTCCGGCGGCCTGCGCTCTACCTTTGAAGCTCGCGGCTACACCGCGTGGGACGTGACCAGCCCCGCCTACATCATGGAGAACCGCAACGGCACGTTTTTGTGCATTCCCACCATGTTCCTTTCGTGGACGGGCGTTGCGCTGGACAAAAAGACCCCCATGCTGCGCTCTGGTCAGGCCCTGAACCGCGAGGCCCATCGTGTTCTGGCCCTGTTTGGCGAAGATACGCCCCTGCCCATCGTGTCGTACGCTGGTCTTGAGCAGGAATATTTCTGCATAGACCACAATTTCAATTTTGCCCGCCCCGACCTGCAGATCGCCGGTCGCTCGCTGTTTGGCGCGCGTCCTGCCAAGGGCCAGGAATTCAGCGACCAGTATTTTGGCGTTATTCCGCAGCGCGTGCTTTCGTACATGATGGAAGTGGAACGCGAGCTGTACAAGCTGGGCGTGCCCGTGCGCACCCGTCACAACGAGGTTGCCCCCAGCCAGTACGAAATTGCCCCCCTCTTTGAGGTGAGCAACCTGGCCGTGGACCACAACCATATCATCATGTCCATGCTGCGCAACGTGGCCAAGCGCTACGGCCTCAAGTGCCTGCTGCACGAAAAGCCCTTTGCTGGCGTGAACGGTTCGGGCAAGCACCTGAACTATTCCATCGGCAACGCCGAGCTGGGAACCCTGTTTGATCCCGGCGAAACCCCGCACGCCAACGCCAAGTTCCTGGTGTTCTGCGCCGCCATGATCCGCGCCGTGCACAAGTTTGGCGGCCTGCTGCGTGCAACTGTTGCCAGCGCCAGCAACGACCACCGTCTTGGTGCCAACGAGGCCCCGCCGGCCATCATGTCCATCTTCCTGGGCGATCAGCTTACGGAAGTGTTTGAAGCCTTCCGCGCCGGACGCGTTGAAAACGCCGCCGGTGGCCGCACTGGCCGCGCCCTTAATCTGGGTGTGGATACCTTGCCCCCGCTGCCCGCCGACCCGGGCGACCGCAACCGCACCAGCCCCGTGGCCTTTACGGGCAACCGATTTGAATTCCGCGCCCTTGGTTCCAGCCAGTCTGCTGCCGGTTCCATCACCGCGCTCAACACCATGATGGCCGATTCGCTGGGCTTTGCCGCCGACTGGCTTGAAAAGGAACTGGCCCAGGGCAAGACCTTCAATCAGGCTCTGGAATCCTTTATCACCCACGTTATTGACGAGCACAGCGCCGTTATCTTTAACGGCGACGGTTACTCTGAAGTGTGGCACAAGGAAGCCGAACGCCGTGGCCTGCCCAACCTGCGCACCACCCCCGAAGCCCTGGCCGAGCTCACCAAGCCCGAGGTCATCAACCTCTACGAAAAGGCTGGCGTGCTCAACCGGGCCGAGCTCAAGGCGCGGCAGGAAATCTATCTTGAGCAGTACTGCAAAACCGTGCGCACCGAGGCCAATCTGGTTATCCGTATGGCGCACACCATCATCTACCCCGCGGGCATGCGCTATCAGGGCGAACTGGCAGCCACCGCGGCCAACATGCGCGCCATCGGCAAGGATCCCAAAACCGTCACTCTGGCCGAGATTACTTCCAACCTGCGCCTCATGCAGGATGCCTGCGGCCAGCTTGAAGACGTGCTGAACAAGGCCGACAGCCTGGGTTACAGCTTTGAGGCTGCCCAAAGCTATCGCGACAACGTGCTGCCCCGTATGCTTGAAGTGCGCCGCTATGCGGATTTGCTTGAAGTGCGCGTGGCCGACGACTTGTGGGCCCTGCCCAACTATCAGGAAATTCTGTTCGGCAAGTAG
- a CDS encoding peptidylprolyl isomerase — MPIKKGDTVRAHYTGTLEDGTVFDSSRERDPLEFVLGKGMLIPGFEAAVEGREAGETVTVTIAPEDAYGEADPELLFTVPRAQVPDHIPLNVGVPLQLSNEQGQMDVTITEVTADEITLDANHPLAGKTLTFEIEIVSVA; from the coding sequence ATGCCTATCAAAAAAGGCGATACGGTGCGCGCGCACTACACGGGTACCCTTGAAGACGGCACGGTGTTCGACTCTTCGCGTGAGCGCGACCCCCTTGAATTTGTGCTGGGCAAGGGCATGCTGATTCCGGGTTTTGAAGCCGCCGTTGAAGGTCGCGAAGCGGGTGAAACCGTTACCGTTACCATCGCGCCTGAAGACGCCTACGGCGAGGCCGATCCCGAACTTCTGTTCACCGTTCCCCGCGCCCAGGTGCCTGACCACATTCCCCTGAACGTGGGCGTGCCCCTGCAGCTTTCCAACGAGCAGGGCCAGATGGACGTGACCATCACCGAAGTGACCGCAGACGAAATCACCCTTGATGCCAACCATCCTTTGGCGGGCAAAACGCTGACCTTTGAAATCGAAATCGTGAGCGTTGCCTAG